One Tripterygium wilfordii isolate XIE 37 chromosome 10, ASM1340144v1, whole genome shotgun sequence DNA segment encodes these proteins:
- the LOC120007181 gene encoding zinc finger BED domain-containing protein RICESLEEPER 2-like, producing MLSIALKFKDAFPLFKEREPQYKYLPSFEDWDRVRNVCQILQVFSLATNIMSGSEYPTSNLFLSEIYRVKEVLKSKALDENDYIKDMVLKMNEKFDKYWGECNLLMSIAAVLDPRCKMKLIEFCFPIIYPCWEVSEKIKEVREALYALYEEYYEVIRAEESMVEQSGEGGSSFTSGGGSCVTELNEDSGWSKFHQFVRTTESIPPSKSELDAYLEESIHQCKPEESMNFDAVAWWGLNNLKFRTLSRMACDILAIPASTVASEATFSAGGRIIDSYRSSLAIETVQALVCGADWVRNLHGVKEKASKTEDMPQEVVLPI from the exons ATGTTATCTATTGCATTGAAATTCAAGGATGCATTCCCTCTTTTCAAAGAAAGGGAACCCCAATACAAATATCTGCCAAGTTTTGAAGATTGGGATAGGGTTCGTAATGTTTGTCAAATTCTCCAAGTGTTTAGTTTGGCTACAAATATCATGTCTGGAAGTGAATACCCTACTTCAAATCTGTTTTTATCTGAGATTTATAGGGTGAAAGAAGTTTTGAAATCAAAAGCACTTGATGAGAATGACTACATTAAGGATATGGTtctaaaaatgaatgaaaagttTGATAAATATTGGGGTGAGTGTAACTTGTTGATGTCTATAGCTGCTGTTTTAGATCCCCGATGCAAGATGAAgttgattgaattttgttttccaatTATTTATCCATGTTGGGAAGTTAGTGAAAAAATTAAAGAAGTGCGTGAAGCATTGTATGCGCTTTATGAAGAGTATTATGAGGTAATTCGAGCTGAAGAAAGTATGGTTGAACAAAGTGGGGAGGGTGGTAGTAGTTTCACTAGTGGTGGCGGTAGTTGTGTGACTGAATTAAATGAAGATTCTGGATGGTCTAAGTTTCATCAATTTGTGAGAACAACTGAAAGCATTCCACCTTCAAAATCTGAATTGGATGCTTATTTGGAAGAGAGTATTCATCAATGCAAACCAGAAGAATCAATGAACTTTGATGCCGTAGCTTGGTGGGGTTTGAACAACCTCAAGTTTCGTACTTTATCAAGGATGGCGTGTGATATTCTTGCAATACCAGCTAGCACAGTGGCTTCAGAGGCTACTTTTAGTGCTGGTGGTCGAATCATTGATAGCTATCGATCTTCTTTAGCCATTGAAACTGTGCAAGCTTTAGTTTGTGGTGCTGATTGGGTTCGAAATCTGCATGGGGTAAAGGAGAAAGCATCTAAA ACCGAAGACATGCCTCAAGAGGTTGTGTTGCCTATTTGA
- the LOC120007652 gene encoding putative metallophosphoesterase At3g03305 isoform X1, translating into MREIKDLVSFQSANRTKNPQRVLQEFPMRILSLVLLLCFTSHVTGAQQLSRGRLIDVKGGPESVVWAVQLSDLHFSVHHPDRALDFKILVGPALSMINPSLVLITGDLTDGKSKDLLTMKQNEDEWVEYQTVMENVARSSGLDKSIFYDLRGNHDNFGVPAVGDSFDFFLNYSINGQLGRRGKVNSVTLQTGERKHLFVGLDSTMSVGLRGPTNLFGHPTDQLLQELDLELSQWNSESSKQVTKISFGHFPLSFSAYSYSGRSLKDIFLQHSISAYLCGHLHTRFGKNLKRHHQPGHHSVSSREFFQLNMHQKPLENTRDCSFKASPVQEFWEWEMGDWRKSRAMRILAIDRGHVSYVDIDYKAGAKKTIILPTFPLDSRFMSTSSSRHMYDCQHMIPSSYETVRALVFSSSPIVSVVARVYDSRSGNLDGVLEASMRKHADNNSRGDLYTAPWNYRAFEDPSPDRYWLQIESTDIMGRLTLSEIRPFSLNGLSAKISWTWKEFFVMGCQWATLYYPILWSALSFILSILLVPKFFLVISRKQYTYKDFVAEKGVIKGIACVLQDLCRIPVFWFGILAYVFYLVLCPWFIGRVFTDGGNRGYMTYMGWVVKNFDYNENLDYIGSPDIMVVVLPHLFFVVLPTIFVTGALAAERGLYREHFLSLSGKKEDDYGSQSERSLFYDHRPGRRSKFHFVDRWIRKVLLLLCFAICWKHFQSCRALMKAYEMNPLLDFPVYSLSNPLLLGYAVCKTRRF; encoded by the exons ATGAGAGAGATAAAAGACCTGGTCTCCTTCCAAAGTGCCAATCGCACAAAGAATCCACAACGCGTTTTGCAGGAATTCCCAATGCGCATCCTTAGTCTTGTCTTGCTATTGTGCTTCACTTCCCATGTTACAGGAGCTCAACAATTGAGCCGAGGAAGACTGATAGATGTCAAAGGCGGACCTGAATCGGTCGTTTGGGCGGTTCAGCTCTCCGATCTCCATTTCAGTGTCCACCACCCCGACAGAGCCCTTGATTTCAAGATCCTCGTGGGCCCTGCCCTCTCCATGATCAATCCTTCCCTTGTCCTCATCACTGGTGATCTCACTG ATGGGAAGAGCAAGGACTTACTGACAATGAAGCAAAATGAGGACGAGTGGGTTGAATACCAGACTGTAATGGAGAATGTTGCGAGAAGTAGTGGACTTGACAAGAGCATCTTCTATGATCTTAGAGGAAATCATGATAATTTTGGTGTACCGGCCGTTGGGGActcatttgatttctttttaaattatagCATCAACGGACAGTTGGGTAGGAGGGGAAAGGTCAATAGTGTCACTTTACAG ACTGGTGAACGGAAGCATCTATTTGTTGGATTGGACAGCACAATGTCTGTTGGTCTACGAGGGCCAACTAATTTATTCGGTCATCCAACTGACCAGTTGCTTCAGGAATTAGACTTGGAACTATCACAGTGGAATTCTGAATCAAGCAAACAAGTAACCAAGATTTCTTTTGGGCACTTTCCTCTTTCATTCTCTGCATATTCATATTCTGGGAGGAGCCTGAAAGATATATTTCTTCAGCATTCCATATCAGCTTATCTATGTGGGCATCTCCATACAAGGTTTGGCAAGAATTTGAAGCGGCATCACCAACCAGGTCATCATTCTGTATCGTCACGAGAGTTTTTCCAGCTAAATATGCATCAGAAACCTCTCGAAAATACTAGAGATTGTTCATTTAAGGCCTCACCAGTCCAAGAATTTTGGGAATGGGAGATGGGTGACTGGAGGAAGAGTAGAGCTATGAGAATTTTGGCCATTGATAGAGGTCATGTTTCATATGTTGATATCGACTACAAGGCAGGAGCAAAAAAAACTATTATACTGCCCACTTTCCCACTGGACTCGCGCTTCATGTCAACATCTTCATCAAGGCACATGTATGATTGTCAACATATGATTCCATCATCCTATGAGACAGTTAGAGCCCTTGtgttctcttcttctccaattgTATCAGTTGTTGCTAGGGTGTATGACTCAAGATCTGGGAATCTCGATGGGGTATTGGAGGCATCAATGAGAAAGCATGCGGATAACAACTCCAGAGGGGACCTTTATACTGCTCCGTGGAACTATAGAGCTTTCGAGGACCCATCTCCTGATCGATATTGGCTTCAAATAGAATCTACGGACATAATGGGTAGATTAACTTTGAGTGAGATAAGACCATTTTCTCTGAATGGCCTTAGTGCTAAGATTTCTTGGACTTGGAAGGAGTTCTTTGTCATGGGCTGTCAGTGGGCTACCTTGTACTACCCTATACTGTGGTCTGCtctatctttcattctctccaTTCTTCTTGTTCCAAAGTTTTTCCTTGTTATCTCGAGGAAGCAGTACACTTACAAGGATTTTGTTGCAGAGAAAGGTGTCATAAAGGGTATAGCATGTGTTTTGCAAGACCTCTGTAGGATTCCTGTTTTCTGGTTTGGTATTTTGGCATACGTGTTCTATCTTGTATTATGTCCCTGGTTTATTGGGCGAGTTTTCACCGATGGAGGGAACAGGGGATACATGACCTATATGGGTTGGGTAGTGAAGAATTTTGACTATAATGAAAACCTTGATTATATTGGATCTCCTGATATAATGGTAGTGGTTCTTCCTCATCTCTTCTTTGTGGTTTTGCCAACTATCTTTGTCACTGGGGCTTTAGCTGCAGAGAGAGGACTCTATAGAGAACATTTTCTATCACTTTCTgggaagaaagaagatgattatgGTTCACAGAGTGAAAGATCTCTATTTTATGATCACCGACCTGGAAGAAGATCAAAGTTCCATTTTGTTGATCGCTGGATCAGAAAAGTACTGCTGTTGCTTTGCTTTGCTATCTGTTGGAAGCATTTTCAG AGTTGTAGAGCACTCATGAAAGCTTACGAGATGAACCCATTACTCGATTTTCCAGTATATAGCCTGTCAAACCCTCTACTGTTGGGTTATGCAGTCTGCAAAACCAGAAGATTTTGA
- the LOC120007652 gene encoding putative metallophosphoesterase At3g03305 isoform X2, giving the protein MREIKDLVSFQSANRTKNPQRVLQEFPMRILSLVLLLCFTSHVTGAQQLSRGRLIDVKGGPESVVWAVQLSDLHFSVHHPDRALDFKILVGPALSMINPSLVLITGDLTDGKSKDLLTMKQNEDEWVEYQTVMENVARSSGLDKSIFYDLRGNHDNFGVPAVGDSFDFFLNYSINGQLGRRGKVNSVTLQTGERKHLFVGLDSTMSVGLRGPTNLFGHPTDQLLQELDLELSQWNSESSKQVTKISFGHFPLSFSAYSYSGRSLKDIFLQHSISAYLCGHLHTRFGKNLKRHHQPGHHSVSSREFFQLNMHQKPLENTRDCSFKASPVQEFWEWEMGDWRKSRAMRILAIDRGHVSYVDIDYKAGAKKTIILPTFPLDSRFMSTSSSRHMYDCQHMIPSSYETVRALVFSSSPIVSVVARVYDSRSGNLDGVLEASMRKHADNNSRGDLYTAPWNYRAFEDPSPDRYWLQIESTDIMGRLTLSEIRPFSLNGLSAKISWTWKEFFVMGCQWATLYYPILWSALSFILSILLVPKFFLVISRKQYTYKDFVAEKGVIKGIACVLQDLCRIPVFWFGILAYVFYLVLCPWFIGRVFTDGGNRGYMTYMGWVVKNFDYNENLDYIGSPDIMVVVLPHLFFVVLPTIFVTGALAAERGLYREHFLSLSGKKEDDYGSQSERSLFYDHRPGRRSKFHFVDRWIRKVLLLLCFAICWKHFQKPFIIIINKNYCQTKFSRQHEFLSNFVQSAIQILF; this is encoded by the exons ATGAGAGAGATAAAAGACCTGGTCTCCTTCCAAAGTGCCAATCGCACAAAGAATCCACAACGCGTTTTGCAGGAATTCCCAATGCGCATCCTTAGTCTTGTCTTGCTATTGTGCTTCACTTCCCATGTTACAGGAGCTCAACAATTGAGCCGAGGAAGACTGATAGATGTCAAAGGCGGACCTGAATCGGTCGTTTGGGCGGTTCAGCTCTCCGATCTCCATTTCAGTGTCCACCACCCCGACAGAGCCCTTGATTTCAAGATCCTCGTGGGCCCTGCCCTCTCCATGATCAATCCTTCCCTTGTCCTCATCACTGGTGATCTCACTG ATGGGAAGAGCAAGGACTTACTGACAATGAAGCAAAATGAGGACGAGTGGGTTGAATACCAGACTGTAATGGAGAATGTTGCGAGAAGTAGTGGACTTGACAAGAGCATCTTCTATGATCTTAGAGGAAATCATGATAATTTTGGTGTACCGGCCGTTGGGGActcatttgatttctttttaaattatagCATCAACGGACAGTTGGGTAGGAGGGGAAAGGTCAATAGTGTCACTTTACAG ACTGGTGAACGGAAGCATCTATTTGTTGGATTGGACAGCACAATGTCTGTTGGTCTACGAGGGCCAACTAATTTATTCGGTCATCCAACTGACCAGTTGCTTCAGGAATTAGACTTGGAACTATCACAGTGGAATTCTGAATCAAGCAAACAAGTAACCAAGATTTCTTTTGGGCACTTTCCTCTTTCATTCTCTGCATATTCATATTCTGGGAGGAGCCTGAAAGATATATTTCTTCAGCATTCCATATCAGCTTATCTATGTGGGCATCTCCATACAAGGTTTGGCAAGAATTTGAAGCGGCATCACCAACCAGGTCATCATTCTGTATCGTCACGAGAGTTTTTCCAGCTAAATATGCATCAGAAACCTCTCGAAAATACTAGAGATTGTTCATTTAAGGCCTCACCAGTCCAAGAATTTTGGGAATGGGAGATGGGTGACTGGAGGAAGAGTAGAGCTATGAGAATTTTGGCCATTGATAGAGGTCATGTTTCATATGTTGATATCGACTACAAGGCAGGAGCAAAAAAAACTATTATACTGCCCACTTTCCCACTGGACTCGCGCTTCATGTCAACATCTTCATCAAGGCACATGTATGATTGTCAACATATGATTCCATCATCCTATGAGACAGTTAGAGCCCTTGtgttctcttcttctccaattgTATCAGTTGTTGCTAGGGTGTATGACTCAAGATCTGGGAATCTCGATGGGGTATTGGAGGCATCAATGAGAAAGCATGCGGATAACAACTCCAGAGGGGACCTTTATACTGCTCCGTGGAACTATAGAGCTTTCGAGGACCCATCTCCTGATCGATATTGGCTTCAAATAGAATCTACGGACATAATGGGTAGATTAACTTTGAGTGAGATAAGACCATTTTCTCTGAATGGCCTTAGTGCTAAGATTTCTTGGACTTGGAAGGAGTTCTTTGTCATGGGCTGTCAGTGGGCTACCTTGTACTACCCTATACTGTGGTCTGCtctatctttcattctctccaTTCTTCTTGTTCCAAAGTTTTTCCTTGTTATCTCGAGGAAGCAGTACACTTACAAGGATTTTGTTGCAGAGAAAGGTGTCATAAAGGGTATAGCATGTGTTTTGCAAGACCTCTGTAGGATTCCTGTTTTCTGGTTTGGTATTTTGGCATACGTGTTCTATCTTGTATTATGTCCCTGGTTTATTGGGCGAGTTTTCACCGATGGAGGGAACAGGGGATACATGACCTATATGGGTTGGGTAGTGAAGAATTTTGACTATAATGAAAACCTTGATTATATTGGATCTCCTGATATAATGGTAGTGGTTCTTCCTCATCTCTTCTTTGTGGTTTTGCCAACTATCTTTGTCACTGGGGCTTTAGCTGCAGAGAGAGGACTCTATAGAGAACATTTTCTATCACTTTCTgggaagaaagaagatgattatgGTTCACAGAGTGAAAGATCTCTATTTTATGATCACCGACCTGGAAGAAGATCAAAGTTCCATTTTGTTGATCGCTGGATCAGAAAAGTACTGCTGTTGCTTTGCTTTGCTATCTGTTGGAAGCATTTTCAG AAACctttcatcattatcatcaacaAGAACTACTGTCAAACCAAATTTAGTAGGCAACACGAGTTTTTGTCAAACTTTGTGCAGTCTGCCATACAGATTCTCTTCTAG